A region of the uncultured Bacteroides sp. genome:
CATCCCAATAATTATTGGTATGGAGGCGTTGATAGCGAAGATGTAATTGACGAAATACTTGATTCCCTGGAAAATGATGAACCATGTGCCAAATACCTGATATCTGACTAAATAATGAAAGCAATTAAGAAACCATATTTTATTGACACCACATTACGTGACGGTGAACAGGCCCCAGGTGTAGTCTTTTCTTTAGATGAAAAGATAAAGGTCTGTTCGCTGCTTGATCAGGCTGGCATTCCCGAACTTGAAATTGGCACACCGGCCATTGGCATTAGGGAGGCTCAGGAAATTAATTTAATTTGCCAGCAAGAATTCAAATTCAAGACTTTAGCATGGTGCAGAGCCAATAAGTATGATATTCTTTTAGCTGCAAAAAGTGGTACAAATGGAGTTCATTTATCATTTCCTGTTTCTAAAATTCTTCAGGAAGCAATGGGAAAAGATGAACACTGGGTGTTACAGAACTTACAGGAAATGTATGATTTTGCATCATCCAAATTTGAATATGTAACCATTGGTGCCCAGGATGCCTCAAGAGCCAATTTATCTTTCTTGAAAGAATTCATCGGACTTGCTGCTTTTCTGGGAACTTCACGGGTTCGAATAGCTGATACTGTAGGCACATTAAATCCCATTTCGTGCTTTAAATTAATAAAATCAATTCGTGCCACTTATCAGGATTTGCCATTAGAAATACATACACACAATGAT
Encoded here:
- a CDS encoding pyruvate carboxyltransferase; its protein translation is MKAIKKPYFIDTTLRDGEQAPGVVFSLDEKIKVCSLLDQAGIPELEIGTPAIGIREAQEINLICQQEFKFKTLAWCRANKYDILLAAKSGTNGVHLSFPVSKILQEAMGKDEHWVLQNLQEMYDFASSKFEYVTIGAQDASRANLSFLKEFIGLAAFLGTSRVRIADTVGTLNPISCFKLIKSIRATYQDLPLEIHTHNDLGMATANTVSAYLAGAECLSVTVNGLGERAGNAALEEVAMALEMSEKIDCRLDSTLYSELSSYVSEISNRTLPESKPITGSLVLSHESGIHTQCLQKDRKTYQLIEASKIGKLEQDFIIGKHSGKSTIRFYLQKENLPVDEVICDILLIKIKEEASKKKSFLSEKDFYQIYWDIRKKEKYYGRKEYAGTNHS